A single genomic interval of Scatophagus argus isolate fScaArg1 chromosome 22, fScaArg1.pri, whole genome shotgun sequence harbors:
- the LOC124053342 gene encoding fibulin-1-like isoform X2, translating into MNVEEEQSKGGRHFKRTPMAQWTILLISLYGVLHGQEIQPPTLQDCCQDGRDRGLGGQDCTILPLISSSHICRIAQEQCCAAAAEDQPCDNGIKMASEQGACERPFFQGDPWETKISKMCCDCCVLGLMVASRGSSCDLQGLSLRRQCAYVTKTCCGKNTTEEIKPDDKEPVTEKPEANVTAKPPEGSDTCIDSTCSQLCVGNGTCACHDGYQLQKDGVNCADVNECLTGSHNCVVGHICINTEGSFRCQRETSCGTGYELKDDNTCQDINECALGTHNCGPDFLCTNTAGSFRCHPKETCTVGFIQDAIGSCIDINECVAHTSPCLPGQTCVNTVGSYTCRKNTVTCGRGYHLSVDGTRCEDVDECRAGNVCGDHGCVNLVGSYRCECRIGFTFNSITKQCEDINECRHYPGRLCAHKCENTEGSYQCSCTTGFKLSHDGRNCEDVNECEANPCSQECANVYGSYQCYCRRGYQLSDMDGITCEDIDECALPTGGHVCSYRCSNAPGSFYCTCPPAGYTLAANGRTCQDIDECAAGSHTCSVSESCFNIQGGFRCLSFACPPNFRQAAWGRCERVTCEFTQDPASCFLLPLRISFYNISFPINTPVPADVFRMGPSNSVPGDKMVFNIASGDEEGYFGVKQQAHGGEISLRRSLTQPRDFFLTVETRLIRYGTTHLYMAKLAVFVTHELSIRPSRTFPY; encoded by the exons ATGAACGTAGAAGAAGAACAGTCGAAGGGGGGAAGACATTTCAAACGGACTCCAATGGCGCAGTGGACAATACTTTTGATTTCTTTGTATGGAGTTCTGCATGGACAAG AGATTCAGCCTCCCACTTTACAAGACTGCTGTCAGGATGGGAGGGATCGGGGCCTGGGAGGACAAGACTGTACAATCCTCCCCCTCATCTCCTCGTCGCACATCTGCAG GATTGCACAGGAGCAgtgctgtgcagcagcagcagaagaccaACCCTGTGACAATGGCATCAAGATGGCCTCTGAACAAGGGGCCTGTGAGAGGCCCTTCTTCCAAGGAGACCCCTGGGAAACTAAAATCTCTAAG ATGTGTTGTGACTGCTGTGTGCTCGGTCTGATGGTAGCGAGTCGTGGTTCGAGCTGTGACCTCCAGGGTTTGTCGCTGAGGAGGCAGTGTGCGTACGTGACTAAAACCTGCTGTGGCAAAAACACAACGGAGGAAATCAAACCAGAtgataaag AGCCAGTGACCGAAAAGCCTGAGGCTAATGTTACTGCCAAACCTCCAGAGGGGTCTGACACCTGTATAG acTCCACTTGCTCTCAGCTGTGTGTAGGCAATGGTACATGTGCATGTCATGACGGTTATCAACTACAAAAGGATGGAGTGAATTGTGCGG ATGTTAATGAGTGTTTGACTGGCAGTCACAACTGTGTCGTCGGCCACATTTGCATTAACACAGAGGGCTCCTTTCGCTGTCAGAGAGAGACCAGCTGTGGCACCGGGTATGAACTCAAGGATGACAATACTTGCCAAG ATATAAATGAGTGTGCTTTGGGAACCCATAACTGTGGGCCAGACTTTCTATGCACCAACACAGCCGGCTCATTCCGCTGCCACCCAAAGGAGACATGCACAGTCGGTTTCATTCAGGACGCCATCGGCAGCTGCATCG atATAAATGAGTGTGTGGCACACACCAGTCCATGTCTGCCTGGCCAGACGTGTGTGAACACAGTGGGCTCCTACACCTGTCGTAAGAACACAGTCACCTGTGGACGAGGCTATCATCTAAGTGTAGACGGCACACGTTGTGAAG ATGTGGATGAGTGTCGTGCAGGAAATGTGTGCGGCGACCATGGTTGTGTCAACCTGGTGGGCTCGTACCGCTGTGAATGCAGAATTGGCTTCACCTTCAACAGCATCACCAAACAGTGTGAAG ATATTAATGAGTGCAGGCATTATCCCGGACGACTGTGCGCTCACAAGTGCGAGAACACCGAGGGGTCCTACCAGTGCAGCTGCACCACTGGCTTCAAACTGTCCCATGATGGCAGGAACTGTGAAG ACGTCAACGAGTGTGAGGCCAACCCTTGCAGCCAGGAGTGTGCCAACGTCTATGGCTCCTACCAGTGCTACTGTCGCCGTGGTTACCAGCTGAGTGACATGGATGGGATAACATGTGAAG ACATTGATGAGTGTGCTCTGCCTACTGGAGGTCATGTGTGCTCCTACCGCTGCTCCAACGCCCCAGGAAGTTTTTACTGTACCTGCCCACCCGCAGGCTACACCCTCGCCGCCAATGGACGCACATGCCAAG ACATTGATGAATGTGCAGCAGGGAGCCATACCTGTTCTGTGTCTGAAAGCTGCTTCAACATCCAGGGAGGATTTCGCTGTCTTTCCTTCGCATGTCCTCCCAACTTCCGGCAAGCAGCGTGGGG CCGTTGCGAGCGCGTAACTTGCGAGTTCACGCAGGATCCTGCATCGTGTTTCTTGCTCCCGCTGAGAATTTCCTTCTACAACATCAGCTTTCCCATCAACACTCCAGTCCCTGCTGATGTCTTTCGGATGGGACCCTCTAATTCCGTGCCGGGAGACAAAATGGTGTTCAATATAGCCTCCGGAGACGAGGAGGGCTATTTTGGCGTGAAGCAGCAGGCTCACGGAGGAGAGATCTCACTGCGCCGTTCCTTAACCCAGCCACGGGACTTCTTCCTGACTGTGGAGACGAGGCTGATCCGCTACGGGACGACACATCTGTACATGGCCAAGCTCGCTGTGTTTGTCACACACGAGCTGTCCATCCGGCCCTCAAGAACATTTCCGTATTAG
- the LOC124053342 gene encoding fibulin-1-like isoform X1 yields MNVEEEQSKGGRHFKRTPMAQWTILLISLYGVLHGQEIQPPTLQDCCQDGRDRGLGGQDCTILPLISSSHICRIAQEQCCAAAAEDQPCDNGIKMASEQGACERPFFQGDPWETKISKMCCDCCVLGLMVASRGSSCDLQGLSLRRQCAYVTKTCCGKNTTEEIKPDDKEPVTEKPEANVTAKPPEGSDTCIDSTCSQLCVGNGTCACHDGYQLQKDGVNCADVNECLTGSHNCVVGHICINTEGSFRCQRETSCGTGYELKDDNTCQDINECALGTHNCGPDFLCTNTAGSFRCHPKETCTVGFIQDAIGSCIDINECVAHTSPCLPGQTCVNTVGSYTCRKNTVTCGRGYHLSVDGTRCEDVDECRAGNVCGDHGCVNLVGSYRCECRIGFTFNSITKQCEDINECRHYPGRLCAHKCENTEGSYQCSCTTGFKLSHDGRNCEDVNECEANPCSQECANVYGSYQCYCRRGYQLSDMDGITCEDIDECALPTGGHVCSYRCSNAPGSFYCTCPPAGYTLAANGRTCQDIDECAAGSHTCSVSESCFNIQGGFRCLSFACPPNFRQAAWGSRQDASVSVRCIKACQPNDISCTLNPVHLITNTALSLPTFRDFSEPEDIVYLRTVAAASPGPLPGVTDVFFDILAADDQFSFDVQKRSHEGMIMGVVRQVKPITGPRDLVLEVAMNYVKSGVISHRNIVIISVFISEFWF; encoded by the exons ATGAACGTAGAAGAAGAACAGTCGAAGGGGGGAAGACATTTCAAACGGACTCCAATGGCGCAGTGGACAATACTTTTGATTTCTTTGTATGGAGTTCTGCATGGACAAG AGATTCAGCCTCCCACTTTACAAGACTGCTGTCAGGATGGGAGGGATCGGGGCCTGGGAGGACAAGACTGTACAATCCTCCCCCTCATCTCCTCGTCGCACATCTGCAG GATTGCACAGGAGCAgtgctgtgcagcagcagcagaagaccaACCCTGTGACAATGGCATCAAGATGGCCTCTGAACAAGGGGCCTGTGAGAGGCCCTTCTTCCAAGGAGACCCCTGGGAAACTAAAATCTCTAAG ATGTGTTGTGACTGCTGTGTGCTCGGTCTGATGGTAGCGAGTCGTGGTTCGAGCTGTGACCTCCAGGGTTTGTCGCTGAGGAGGCAGTGTGCGTACGTGACTAAAACCTGCTGTGGCAAAAACACAACGGAGGAAATCAAACCAGAtgataaag AGCCAGTGACCGAAAAGCCTGAGGCTAATGTTACTGCCAAACCTCCAGAGGGGTCTGACACCTGTATAG acTCCACTTGCTCTCAGCTGTGTGTAGGCAATGGTACATGTGCATGTCATGACGGTTATCAACTACAAAAGGATGGAGTGAATTGTGCGG ATGTTAATGAGTGTTTGACTGGCAGTCACAACTGTGTCGTCGGCCACATTTGCATTAACACAGAGGGCTCCTTTCGCTGTCAGAGAGAGACCAGCTGTGGCACCGGGTATGAACTCAAGGATGACAATACTTGCCAAG ATATAAATGAGTGTGCTTTGGGAACCCATAACTGTGGGCCAGACTTTCTATGCACCAACACAGCCGGCTCATTCCGCTGCCACCCAAAGGAGACATGCACAGTCGGTTTCATTCAGGACGCCATCGGCAGCTGCATCG atATAAATGAGTGTGTGGCACACACCAGTCCATGTCTGCCTGGCCAGACGTGTGTGAACACAGTGGGCTCCTACACCTGTCGTAAGAACACAGTCACCTGTGGACGAGGCTATCATCTAAGTGTAGACGGCACACGTTGTGAAG ATGTGGATGAGTGTCGTGCAGGAAATGTGTGCGGCGACCATGGTTGTGTCAACCTGGTGGGCTCGTACCGCTGTGAATGCAGAATTGGCTTCACCTTCAACAGCATCACCAAACAGTGTGAAG ATATTAATGAGTGCAGGCATTATCCCGGACGACTGTGCGCTCACAAGTGCGAGAACACCGAGGGGTCCTACCAGTGCAGCTGCACCACTGGCTTCAAACTGTCCCATGATGGCAGGAACTGTGAAG ACGTCAACGAGTGTGAGGCCAACCCTTGCAGCCAGGAGTGTGCCAACGTCTATGGCTCCTACCAGTGCTACTGTCGCCGTGGTTACCAGCTGAGTGACATGGATGGGATAACATGTGAAG ACATTGATGAGTGTGCTCTGCCTACTGGAGGTCATGTGTGCTCCTACCGCTGCTCCAACGCCCCAGGAAGTTTTTACTGTACCTGCCCACCCGCAGGCTACACCCTCGCCGCCAATGGACGCACATGCCAAG ACATTGATGAATGTGCAGCAGGGAGCCATACCTGTTCTGTGTCTGAAAGCTGCTTCAACATCCAGGGAGGATTTCGCTGTCTTTCCTTCGCATGTCCTCCCAACTTCCGGCAAGCAGCGTGGGG ATCCAGACAAGATGCTTCAGTCAGTGTGCGTTGTATTAAGGCCTGCCAACCTAACGACATCAGCTGCACTCTCAACCCCGTCCACCTCATCACCAACACAGCCCTCTCTCTGCCAACCTTCAGAGACTTCAGTGAGCCAGAGG ATATAGTTTATCTGCGGACAGTTGCGGCAGCTAGCCCTGGTCCTCTACCCGGTgtcactgatgttttctttgacaTCCTGGCTGCAGATGACCAGTTCTCTTTTGATGTGCAAAAGCGCTCCCACGAAGGCATGATTATGG GTGTTGTTCGACAGGTGAAACCTATCACTGGCCCCAGGGACCTTGTGTTGGAGGTGGCTATGAACTATGTAAAGTCAGGGGTCATTTCCCATCGCAACATTGTCATCATCAGTGTCTTCATCTCAGAGTTCTGGTTCTGA